Proteins from a single region of Fundulus heteroclitus isolate FHET01 chromosome 12, MU-UCD_Fhet_4.1, whole genome shotgun sequence:
- the LOC110368978 gene encoding lymphocyte antigen 6G yields the protein MQLYGALVLFFTFSAACGLRCYSCSVADPKSCTDTETCIAFLDRCYSFKPEGVNVVSKGCMASQLCIAPITCCEGDLCNGAVPTGPGVILLLLSSALITLFI from the exons ATGCAACTTTACGGAGCTCTGGTCctgttttttactttctctgCTG CGTGTGGACTAAGATGCTACTCATGTTCAGTAGCTGATCCTAAGTCCTGCACAGACACAGAGACTTGTATTGCATTTCTTGACAGATGTTACTCTTTCAAACCAGAAG GAGTCAATGTGGTTAGCAAGGGATGCATGGCCAGCCAATTATGCATTGCACCCATAACTTGCTGTGAAGGGGATCTCTGCAACGGTGCCGTACCAACAGGCCCCGGTgtcatcctgctgctgctgtcttcaGCTCTTATCACGCTCTTTATTTAA
- the LOC105931369 gene encoding myogenesis-regulating glycosidase: MDSKPNPRDDWEGSSRRAHAQYEACLAHILGSVDTPSDLRNSTAKIRFGQIKPYPAMKTSQICRLASLHTCLQVSSMYQIVPGAPGELQVTDGAHGSPRRKKLGHEGRPMVLAGVFGCLLVLAAVVAWCFYSVSLRKAQLLKTESLDLKKDGFIIRNHSGDIIFTMTFRSGTLDLDSCTKEGHILRCTRSDSGKLNFFIQTVQEKDTVMCYRIRWEELQNVYSVEHAMAHNDSHWYGGAETATQYWPIRIQGEEEPRPFITSDVYANRNAFGGILERYWVSSNATAIKINDSVPFHLGWSQKNRTFRFEARYQGSPFRPPAGQQAFPELSYRVCVGLDVTSIHKYMVRRYFPKPVKVPSPEVFKKPVWSTWALHKTAVTQEKLLKYAADITKHGFTCSHLELDDRYTTDYGEFDFDPQKFPNASGMFKKLLKDGFQVSLWTHPFINYDSINFGVAVEKGLFVREPSGELPALVRWWNGIGGILDFTNPEASKWFLAQLNTLKSRYNVTSFKFDAGETSYLPRQFSTLVPLSDPSTFTRRYTEMAIPFSSRAELRVGYQSQNISCFFRIIDRDSVWGYELGLKSIIPTVLTISILGYQFVLPDMIGGNAYPNHTAGWRNETDGLPDRELYIRWLELSAFMPAMQFSIPPWAYDNEVVQIARTFSELHESEVAPRVLELAGEVVSTGDPIIRPLWWIAKDDEAAFKIDSQFLIGDDLLVAPVLEPGKQERDIYLPAGHWKSKRGEYKGPMHLTDYPVDLDEIAYFKWVEK; this comes from the exons ATGGATTCAAAGCCGAATCCGCGCGATGACTGGGAGGGTTCGAGCCGTCGTGCACATGCGCAGTACGAGGCATGTTTAGCTCACATTCTCGGCAGTGTTGATACGCCGAGTGACCTCAGGAACTCAACTGCAAAGATAAG GTTTGGACAAATCAAACCTTATCCAGCTATGAAGACATCACAAATCTGCAG GCTTGCTTCTCTTCACACCTGCCTACAAGTTTCCAGCATGTACCAGATTGTCCCAGGAGCTCCTGGAGAGCTGCAGGTGACCGATGGAGCTCATGGCTCCCCGCGTAGAAAGAAACTTGGACACGAGGGCCGGCCAATGGTGTTGGCGGGTGTGTTTGGCTGTTTGTTGGTTCTGGCTGCTGTGGTCGCCTGGTGCTTCTATTCGGTATCTCTACGGAAAGCCCAGCTGCTGAAGACTGAGTCGCTGGACCTGAAAAAAGATGGCTTCATCATACGGAACCACTCCGGGGACATCATCTTCACCATGACTTTCAG GTCTGGCACTTTGGATCTCGACTCCTGCACAAAGGAGGGACATATTCTGAGATGTACTCGGTCAGACTCTGGGAAGCTGAACTTTTTCATCCAGACAGTCCAAGAAAAGGACACCGTTATGTGTTATCGCATTCGctgggaggagctgcagaatgTTTACTCGGTGGAACATGCCATGGCCCACAATGACTCTCACTGGTACGGAGGGGCGGAGACAGCAACACAGTACTGGCCTATCAGAATCCAAGGGGAAGAAGAACCGCGGCCTTTCATCACCAGTGACGTCTACGCCAATAGAAATGCGTTTGGGGGAATCCTCGAGCGTTACTGGGTGTCTTCCAATGCAACTGCGATCAAGATTAATGACTCTGTCCCGTTTCATTTGGGCTGGTCACAGAAGAACAGGACCTTCAGATTTGAGGCACGATACCAGGGTTCTCCTTTTAGACCACCGGCAGGACAGCAGGCCTTCCCTGAGCTCAGCTACAGAGTCTGTGTGGGGCTGGATGTTACCTCCATTCACAAATACATG GTGCGGCGATACTTTCCAAAGCCAGTCAAGGTCCCATCCCCTGAGGTGTTCAAAAAGCCGGTGTGGTCTACATGGGCGCTCCATAAGACGGCTGTAACTCAGGAGAAGTTGCTGAAATACGCGGCCGACATCACCAAACATGGCTTTACGTGCTCCCACCTGGAGCTGGACGACCGCTACACTACTGACTATGGAGAGTTTGACTTTGACCCCCAGAAGTTCCCCAATGCTAGCGGCATGTTTAAAAAACTCCTAAAGGACGGGTTTCAAGTGTCACTGTGGACACATCCCTTTATCAACTATGACTCCATTAATTTTGGAGTCGCTGTGGAGAAAGGGCTGTTTGTCCGGGAGCCGAGCGGAGAGCTACCTGCCCTCGTGCGCTGGTGGAACGGAATCGGAGGCATCTTGGACTTTACCAACCCAGAAGCCAGTAAGTGGTTCCTGGCGCAGTTAAATACGCTCAAAAGCCGCTACAATGTGACGTCGTTCAAGTTTGACGCGGGAGAAACGAGCTACCTCCCTCGGCAGTTTAGCACCCTGGTCCCTCTGTCCGACCCCTCCACCTTCACCCGGCGCTACACGGAGATGGCCATACCTTTCAGTTCACGCGCTGAGCTCCGTGTGGGCTACCAGAGTCAGAACATCTCCTGTTTCTTTAGGATCATCGACAGAGATTCAGTCTGGGGTTACGAGCTTGGCCTCAAGTCCATCATCCCCACTGTTCTGACTATTAGCATTCTGGGCTACCAGTTTGTCTTGCCAGATATGATTGGAGGGAATGCGTACCCCAACCACACTGCAG GTTGGAGGAATGAAACAGATGGTCTGCCAGACAGAGAGCTGTACATCAGATGGTTGGAGCTGTCTGCTTTTATGCCTGCCATGCAGTTTTCCATACCGCCGTGGGCTTATGACAATGAG GTGGTTCAGATTGCACGGACGTTCTCAGAGCTTCATGAAAGTGAGGTGGCTCCAAGGGTTCTTGAGCTGGCAGGGGAGGTTGTAAGTACTGGAGACCCCATCATAAGGCCCCTGTGGTGGATTGCCAAAGACGACGAGGCCGCCTTTAAGATTGACTCCCAGTTTCTGATTGGGGATGATCTGTTGGTGGCACCGGTACTGGAGCCAGGAAAGCAAGAGAGGGACATCTACCTGCCAGCAGGCCACTGGAAAAGCAAAAGGGGAGAGTATAAGGGTCCCATGCACCTCACTGACTACCCTGTGGACCTGGATGAGATAGCTTACTTTAAATGGgttgagaaataa
- the dusp2 gene encoding dual specificity protein phosphatase 2, whose amino-acid sequence MASSSVTLEITCNELVHILRTPQEQYTSSGCVVLDCRPFLDFSTTHICESRNVNWNSMLRRRSKSSVVALEWLIPDKALLARLRRGEFSPVVVVDERSESLAELKSESVAQMLLTALQNEVQAQICFLQGGFGGFSEAFPELCYNSGINHLPSVEPEPKVTGRRTPAYDQDGPVELLPFLFLGSAIHSSRRETLAAAGITAVLNVSSTCPNFYEGELQYLRLNVEDTLVADIRACFHTAISFIDSVKKSGGRVLVHCQAGISRSATICLAYLMHTQRVRLNEAFDFVKQRRHVISPNLAFMGQLLQFETDILCQG is encoded by the exons ATGGCTTCAAGCAGCGTGACACTAGAAATAACTTGCAACGAGCTGGTCCACATCCTGAGGACTCCCCAGGAGCAGTACACCTCCAGCGGGTGCGTGGTGCTGGACTGCAGACCTTTCCTCGACTTCTCCACGACGCACATCTGCGAGTCGCGCAACGTCAACTGGAACTCGATGCTGCGCCGTAGGTCCAAGAGCTCGGTGGTGGCCCTGGAGTGGCTCATCCCGGACAAGGCGCTCCTGGCCCGGCTGCGGCGCGGCGAGTTCTCcccggtggtggtggtggacgAGAGGAGCGAGTCGTTGGCCGAGCTGAAGTCTGAGAGCGTGGCCCAGATGTTGCTCACCGCCCTGCAGAACGAAGTCCAGGCGCAAATCTGCTTTCTGCAAG GTGGATTTGGGGGATTTTCAGAGGCCTTTCCGGAGCTTTGCTACAACTCTGGCATCAACCACCTCCCTTCAGTGGAACCGGAGCCAAAAGTGACTGGCCGGAGGACTCCAGCATATGATCAG GATGGTCCGGTGGAGCTGCTGCCCTTTCTGTTCCTGGGCAGTGCCATCCACTCGTCCCGCAGAGAGACGCTGGCAGCAGCAGGCATCACAGCCGTCCTGAACGTGTCCTCCACCTGCCCAAACTTCTACGAAGGAGAGCTCCAGTACCTTCGACTCAACGTGGAGGATACCCTGGTCGCCGACATAAGAGCCTGCTTTCACACTGCCATCTCTTTCATTG ACTCGGTGAAAAAGAGCGGTGGTCGGGTGCTGGTGCATTGTCAGGCAGGCATCTCCCGCTCAGCCACCATCTGCCTGGCCTACCTTATGCACACGCAGCGCGTCCGCCTGAACGAGGCCTTCGACTTCGTCAAGCAGCGGCGTCACGTCATCTCCCCCAATCTGGCTTTCATGGGACAGTTGCTGCAGTTTGAAACCGACATCCTCTGTCAGGGGTGA
- the LOC105931396 gene encoding izumo sperm-egg fusion protein 1, whose product MLVILVPLIYCILTARACLQCDRTIRNMHDDFILSAPTVSEQIELQKICDYAYVTYRDTSQNRKGIIDPTTLYRAKTEYQSEFDRFLKTKPTGSLTFETIQIMEKGRKILEKHLDAFIPDGLCPNKCGKLAL is encoded by the exons ATGCTGGTGATTCTGGTGCCCCTGATCTACTGCATCCTTACAGCCAGGGCCTGTCTGCAGTGTGACCGCACCATCAGGAACATGCATGATGACTTCATCCTGTCTGCTCCCACCGTCAGCGAACAAATTGAGCTGCAAAAGATTTGCGACTATGCCTACGTGACGTACAGAGACACAAGCCAGAATCGAAAGGGGATCATTG ATCCAACTACGCTGTACAGAGCCAAAACTGAGTACCAGAGTGAATTTGATCGCTTCTTGAAAACAAAACCAACTG gGTCTCTAACGTTTGAAACCATTCAGATAATGGAGAAAGGGAGAAAGATCTTAGAGAAACACTTGGATGCTTTCATCCCTGATG GACTTTGCCCCAACAAGTGTGGTAAGCTTGCTCTCTGA